Proteins encoded together in one Microcebus murinus isolate Inina chromosome 16, M.murinus_Inina_mat1.0, whole genome shotgun sequence window:
- the FAM110A gene encoding protein FAM110A, with the protein MPVDTLSPGAPAAPALPFRLRTKVPGYLLRRPADGGARKPSAVERLEADKAKYVKSLHVANTRQEPVQPLLSKQPLFSPGTRRTVLTPSRRALPGPGRRPQLDLDILSSLINLCDSPVSPAEASRTPGRAEGTRQAPPATPPRPPPATAAVRRVDVRPLPASPARPCPSPGAAAASSPARPPGLQRSKSDLSERFSRAAADLERFFNFCGLDPEEARGLGVAHLARASSDIVSLAGPSAGPGSSEGGCSRRSSATVEERARERVPYGVSVVERNARVIKWLYGLRQARETPAAEG; encoded by the coding sequence ATGCCTGTGGACACGCTGAGCCCCGgagcccccgccgcccccgccctaCCTTTCCGCCTGCGCACCAAGGTCCCCGGCTACCTGCTACGGAGGCCAGCGGACGGTGGAGCCCGCAAACCGAGTGCTGTGGAGCGCCTGGAGGCCGACAAGGCCAAGTACGTCAAGAGCCTGCATGTGGCTAACACCCGCCAGGAACCTGTGCAGCCCCTGCTGTCCAAACAGCCGCTCTTTAGCCCCGGGACTCGCCGTACAGTGCTCACGCCCAGCCGCCGAGCCCTGCCTGGCCCCGGCCGCCGGCCCCAGCTGGACCTGGACATTCTTAGCAGCCTCATCAACTTGTGTGATAGCCCCGTGTCCCCTGCCGAGGCCAGCCGCACTCCTGGACGGGCAGAGGGAACTCGCCAGGCACCCCCAGCCACCCCTCCTCGCCCGCCGCCTGCTACGGCTGCGGTCCGCCGAGTGGACGTCCGCCCCTTGCCTGCCTcacctgcccggccctgcccgtCACCGGGCGCTGCTGCCGCCTCCAGCCCGGCCCGGCCACCGGGTTTGCAACGCTCCAAGTCAGACTTGAGCGAGCGCTTCTCCAGGGCAGCAGCCGACCTTGAGCGCTTTTTTAACTTCTGCGGCCTGGACCCAGAGGAGGCACGGGGACTGGGTGTGGCCCACCTGGCACGGGCCAGCTCGGACATCGTGTCCCTGGCCGGGCCCAGTGCTGGGCCGGGCAGCTCGGAGGGAGGCTGCTCCCGCCGCAGCTCCGCTACTGTGGAGGAGCGGGCCCGCGAGCGCGTCCCCTACGGCGTGTCGGTGGTAGAGCGCAACGCCCGCGTCATTAAGTGGCTGTATGGGTTACGGCAGGCACGGGAGACCCCAGCCGCGGAGGGCTAG